In one window of Chryseobacterium sp. JV274 DNA:
- a CDS encoding helix-turn-helix domain-containing protein, giving the protein MRTQQPYLNPYLTVQELAEKVQIPAKDLSVLINSYMDKHFFDFVNEYRIEKAMEILKDPLQKDLTVLEILYQVGFNSKSSFNTSFKKYTGKTPTDFRKNSF; this is encoded by the coding sequence ATGCGGACTCAACAGCCTTATCTGAATCCTTATTTAACGGTTCAAGAATTGGCAGAAAAGGTCCAAATACCAGCTAAAGATTTATCGGTTTTGATTAATTCTTATATGGATAAACATTTTTTTGATTTCGTCAACGAATACAGAATTGAGAAAGCAATGGAAATATTAAAAGATCCTCTGCAAAAAGATTTAACAGTTTTAGAAATTTTATATCAAGTTGGTTTTAATTCTAAATCATCATTCAATACGTCTTTCAAAAAATATACAGGAAAAACACCAACAGATTTTAGAAAAAATTCATTCTAA